The genomic region GCGTTCGGGTGGGCGATGGATGGTCCCGAGCGGCGGGTGTATCGCGAGCTGCTGCGGGTGCTGGCGGGGCACGGGTACGAGAAGCCGGCGTGGTCGCCGCCGCTGGCGCATCTACGGGCGATCGAGGCAAGAAACCCACGACTGGCGCGCCGGGCCGCAGCGATCTTTGAGCACGTGTACGCGGCGCGATTCGGGCACGAGGCAGGGCGGCTGAGCGCGGCTCAAGCTGAACTGACGGCGCTGCGCGAGGGCCGTTGAGTCCGGTAACGATCGGGCCCGGCATTGTCGGCGCGAACAGGCCCCCGAGCAGCGCAGGAATGTGAACTCAGGGGCAAGTCTCTCCGATTTGCGGGAGAGGCGCAAACGCCCATTGGAGTTCCAGAGATGCCCGCGAACCGTTCAAGGACTGACCGTTGGCGAGACCTCCTGCTGCAGATCGCGGCTCGCGGCGGCGGGCTGGAGTATTCGGTGGCCAAGCCCGAGGGCGACACGGACTCGCCGGACCTGGTGTGGCGGTCGCGGCTGCTGGCCGTGGGCAATCGCGAGCTGGTGCTCGAGCACCCGGTGGCGATGAACCAGCCGGTGAAGTTCGAGGAGGGCACGCGGCTGGTGGGGGTGATGGCCGTGGGCCAGAACCGGTGGATGTTCCACACGCGGGTGGTGGGCGCAAGTGCGCCGGAGTTCTCACGGGTGCAGGGGCTGCGGATCGAGGCTCCCGAGACGGTGGAGCGGTGTGCGCGGCGCGACTTCCTGCGCATCTCGACGGCGGCGCTGTGCCTGCCGGAGGTGGAGTGCTGGCCGCTGCTGGACCCGACGACGGTGACGCCGGCTGAGATCGCGAACCGGGCGGCGATTTTGGAGATGCAGCAGGGCGGGGACGTGGGCTTGCAGACGCCCGACTCGATCCTGCTTCCGGAGGTCGGGCCGCCGTTCAGTGCGAGGTTGATGAACATCGGCGGCGGCGGCGTGGGCCTGATGATCGGGAAGAATGAGGCGGTGGCGGCGGAGCGGTCACGCCTGATCTGGATGCGGGTGAAGCTGATGCCGCACATCCCCGCGCCGCTGGCGCTGACGGGGCGCGTGGTGCACACGCACCTGGACAGCGCGCAGAACCTCTACGCGGGCGTGGCGTTCGAGTTTGCGTTCAATCCTGCGCACAAGGACTTCGTGGTGTCGCAGGTGGCGCGGTACGTCAATCACGTGCAAGCCAGCGCGCGCCGGGCAGCGTGAGCGGGTCCTCGAGGCCGACGCGGACGAAGACGTCGCCACGCTCGACGTCGATGCGCTGATCGCTGGCGCCGGCGTTGATGGTGCCGGACCATTCGGACTTGCTGAGCTTGACGTTGCCGACCTTGGCGCGACCGCCGTCGAACTGGACGAGGCCGCGCTGGGTGGTGGCGTTGAGGTTGCCCGCGCTGCCGCGGCCCATGAGCAGGTGCACGCTGCCGCGCTCGGCGCGGAGCAGGATGGGGTCGGTCAGCGGCTCCATGGTCTCGATGTCAATGGCGCGTCCGTCGTTGGCGCCCAGGCCCGTGTGGACCTCAATAGCGCCGGCGACGTTGCGGAGGGTGACGGGGCCGCCGTCGTTACGGACGCGGACGCCGCCGCACTCGGGGACTGTGATGGTGATGTTGACGGGGGCGTCAGGGGCGCCGGTCTCCTCGGGGCTGGAGAGGACCCGGAGGACGGGGCGGCCGTTGTCCTCCTGGAGGGCGGCGGCGGTCCAGCGGATGGTGGCGTCAACCGGGCCAGAGACGTGGGGGAGGGCGGAGACGGAGGGGCCAGGGGCGGCCGGGTCAACGATGATGGTGACCGAGCCGCGGTGGTTCTGGACGTCGATGGCGGGGGGGAGGCCCTGGGCGGCGGTCTCGACGCCCTCGATGGGGACGACGCCCACGGTCGGCACGGCGTCGCGGAGCTGGTCCTGGCAGCCGGTGAGGAGGGCGGCGGCGGCAACGAGCAGGAGAGCGGTTCGCATCCTGTTCATGGGTCTCCCGGGTATGGATCGAAGTGAAATTGCGCCGTGGGCCGGAAACACCGGGTCGGCGCGGTTGCTAGCATACCCCAGCCCGCGGGGGTGTGCCGGAGTTGCTCATTGTCCAGCTCACCGGCGCGGGCTGAAAGTCGGACACGGCTTTGCAAAGCTTGGTCGGGGCACATCCATGATTCATCACGCGTTTATCCGCCCTGAACGAGCCTGAACAGCACTCAGAACGCCCGCGGCCTCGGGTTGGGCCGCAGGGTCTGCACGGCTCTGCAACCCGGAGAAGACGACGGCGCAAGGAGTTGAAGGTTGAAGAGGTCGGCGCGAGAACCCGGCAGCCGGTTGCGGCGGGGGGTGGTGCGCGCGCGATCCATTGCGTGGCGTCGTAGCGGGGCTGGGCTGGTCTGAGTGGCTGAGTTGCGAAGCTGAGTGTCCGTCGCTTCATGCCGGCAGTGCCGGCGCGTGGAATGGGCGAAGGACGCAGGCGTGGTGAATCAACTGTTGCTGGCAGAGATCGGGACCGGTGCGCTGGCCGGGATTGCGGTGGCCGCGCTGCTGGTGGGTGCTGGCCTGGGCGTGGTGATCGCGCGGACGGTGGGGGCCAAGAACCTGGCGAACGCGAAGGCGGAGGCGGACGCGACGCTTGCAAAGGCGGAGGCGGAGGCCAAGACCAACGCGGAAAAGATCCGGCTCGCGGCCGAGAAGGAGCTGCTGGAGCGGCGGGCCAAGGCCGAGGAGGAGCTGGAGAAAGGGCGGGCGGAGCTGCGGGAGACCGAGCGGCGGCTCACCAAGCGGGAGGACCTGTTTGACCGCAAGGAAGAGCAGCTGGCGAGCAAGGAGCAGCAGGTGTCCCGTCAGGCGGACCAGCTGCGAAGCCGGGAGGAGCGGCTGAACGCGCGGGAGGAGGAGATCGAGGGGGTCTACCGCGAGCAGAAGGAGCTGCTGCAGCGGGTGGCGGGGATGTCGGCCGACCAGGCGCAGAACCTTCTGCTGCAGCGCGTGGAGGAAGAGTCGCGGCACGAGGTGGCGAAGGTCGTCCGCAAGACGCTGGAGGACGCCGAGTCGAGCGCGAAGGACAAGGCCCGTGAGATCACGCTGATGGCGATCCAGCGGTACGCCAGCGAGCACACCAGCGAGAGCACGGTGCGGTCGGTGGCGATTCCCAGCGACGACATGAAGGGCCGGATCATCGGGCGCGAGGGGCGGAACATTCGCGCCATCGAGAAGGCCACGGGCGTGGACATCATCGTGGACGACACGCCCGGCGTGATCGTGGTGTCGTGCTTCGACAAGGTGCGGCAGGCGATCGCGGTGGAGAGCCTGGAGCGGCTGATCAAGGACGGGCGCATGCACCCTTCTCGGATCGAGGAGGTGGTGGAGAAGGTGCGGAGCGAGGTGCAGGAGCAGATCAACCGGCACGGCAAGGAGGCGTCGCTGGAGGTGAACCTCCGCGGGCTGCACCCCAAGGTGCTGGAGGCGATGGGCAAGCTGCACTTCCGCACCAGCTATGGGCAGAACGTGCTGCGGCACTCGATCGAGGTGGCGTTCCTGTCGCAGATCATCGCGGACCAGCTCGGGCTGGACGGGACGATCGCGCGCCGGGCGGGGTTCCTGCACGACATTGGCAAGGCGATGGATCACGAGATGGAGGGCGGGCACCCCAAGATCGGCATGGACTTCGCCCGCCAGTACGGCGAGAAGGAGCCGATCCTGAACGTGATCGGCGGGCACCACGGTGATATTCCGTCCACCAGTTTCTACACGCCGATCATCATGGCGGCGGACGCGGTGTCGTCGGCACGGCCCGGCGCGCGGCGCGAGAGCATGGAGAAGTACATCCAGCGGCTCAACGAGCTGCAGGACATCGCCCTCAGCTACAAGGGCGTGAACGAGGCGTACGCCATCCAGGCCGGGCGCGAGGTGCGGGTAATGGTGGACGCCGCGAAGGTGGGGGACGACGAGGCGTACCTGATCGCGCATCAGATCGCGAAGAAGGTGAGCGAGGAGATGACGTTCCCGGGCGAGATCAAGGTGACGGTGCTGCGGGAGACGCGGGCGATCGAGTACGCCCGGTGATCGAAGTGGCAAAGTGGCAGAGTGGCGAAGTGGCAGAGTGGGGAAGCGAGGAGAGGATGCGAGCAATGCAGCAAGTACGGATTTTCATCGGCAAGGAA from Phycisphaerales bacterium harbors:
- a CDS encoding flagellar brake domain-containing protein: MPANRSRTDRWRDLLLQIAARGGGLEYSVAKPEGDTDSPDLVWRSRLLAVGNRELVLEHPVAMNQPVKFEEGTRLVGVMAVGQNRWMFHTRVVGASAPEFSRVQGLRIEAPETVERCARRDFLRISTAALCLPEVECWPLLDPTTVTPAEIANRAAILEMQQGGDVGLQTPDSILLPEVGPPFSARLMNIGGGGVGLMIGKNEAVAAERSRLIWMRVKLMPHIPAPLALTGRVVHTHLDSAQNLYAGVAFEFAFNPAHKDFVVSQVARYVNHVQASARRAA
- the rny gene encoding ribonuclease Y, coding for MVNQLLLAEIGTGALAGIAVAALLVGAGLGVVIARTVGAKNLANAKAEADATLAKAEAEAKTNAEKIRLAAEKELLERRAKAEEELEKGRAELRETERRLTKREDLFDRKEEQLASKEQQVSRQADQLRSREERLNAREEEIEGVYREQKELLQRVAGMSADQAQNLLLQRVEEESRHEVAKVVRKTLEDAESSAKDKAREITLMAIQRYASEHTSESTVRSVAIPSDDMKGRIIGREGRNIRAIEKATGVDIIVDDTPGVIVVSCFDKVRQAIAVESLERLIKDGRMHPSRIEEVVEKVRSEVQEQINRHGKEASLEVNLRGLHPKVLEAMGKLHFRTSYGQNVLRHSIEVAFLSQIIADQLGLDGTIARRAGFLHDIGKAMDHEMEGGHPKIGMDFARQYGEKEPILNVIGGHHGDIPSTSFYTPIIMAADAVSSARPGARRESMEKYIQRLNELQDIALSYKGVNEAYAIQAGREVRVMVDAAKVGDDEAYLIAHQIAKKVSEEMTFPGEIKVTVLRETRAIEYAR